Sequence from the Herbaspirillum sp. meg3 genome:
TTCAACCCGTTGATGAAAGCGGCCGATACCGTGATCGCAGTACCGTGCTGGTCATCGTGGAAGACTGGAATTTTCATGCGGTCGCGCAGCTGGCGTTCGACGGTAAAGCATTCCGGAGCCTTGATGTCTTCCAGATTAATGCCGCCGAACGTCGCTTCCAGACCGGCGATGATCGTCACCAGTTTATCGGGATCGGTTTCGTTGATCTCAATATCAAAGACATCGATGCCGGCAAATTTCTTGAACAGAACCGCCTTGCCTTCCATCACCGGCTTCGACGCCAGCGCGCCGATATTGCCAAGTCCGAGCACGGCGGAGCCATTGGTGATGACGCCGACGAGGTTGCCACGCGCCGTGTAGCGGTACGCATTGAGCGGATCGGCGACGATCTCTTCGCAAGCAGCCGCAACGCCTGGGGTGTAGGCCAGCGTGAGGTCACGCTGGGTAACCAGGGGTTTGCTGGCGTTGACGGTGATTTTTCCGGGGGTTGGATATTGGTGGTAATCCAGGGCGGCTTGCCGGTCTGTCGTGTTCATGTGCTCTTCCTCTTTCCAAGATGCGCCGGGGGATGGTGATGGCCGGCGGCGGTTTGTCATTGGTCTGGCGTTTTTCGCTTGTTTTTGCGCTCAAACCGTTTTTTCTTTGCGATCGTCATGGCGATGACGGCGATGACTTGAGGCGAGTTTAGGCAATAGGCATATCAAGATCATTTTGATTTATTATGATCCCATCACCTTTTTCTAATGAAAGCTGCCTACTTATGGAGGTATTTGATGCAAATGCGCTGCTCAGACGCTTGAGTACGCGCTTGAAAATGCGCCATCTGCTCTTGTTGTTGCAAATAAAGCAACACAAGTCACTCACGCGCGTCGCCGAGCAAATGGCCAGCACGCAACCCGCCATCACCAATGCGCTGTCGGAATTGGAAGGCATGTTTGGCGGCCCGCTGTTCGATCGTTCGGCGCGCGGCATGGCCCCGACTGAATTGGGCAAGGTAGTGCTGGAGCGGGCAGGGGCGATGGTGCATGACTTGCGTCATCTGGTGCGCGACATCGAAACCCTGGCATCCGGTCATGCCGCTCATCTGCATATCGGGATTACACCCTTCATCTCAGGACAGATACTGACAGCAGCGATTCAGCGAGCCCGTCCCGACGGCGATCAGCGGTTGACCGTGACAATTCATGAGGGAACCAGCGACCAGCTTCTGGCGCAATTGAGCGACCATGCCCTCGATCTCGTCATTGGGCGAGCGTCGTCCGGAGTCAATCTGGAGAAGATCAAATTCGAAGTGTTGTACCGTCAGCAGCCGCGGCTGATCGCCAGTCGCCGCCTGGCCGCGCAGTTGGGACGAGTGCGCCTGGATTGGCGCAAGATGGTTGAACTGGACTGGATCCTGGGCGCTCCCCATACGCCCATGCGAGAGCAGGTGGCCGATATTTTTCTCGGAGCCGGCGTCGTCCCTCCCGTGCCCGTTGTAGAGAGTTATTCAGCGAAATTGATCGGAGAAATGATCGCGGCCAATGAAAGAGCGGTATCGATCGTGCCCGCCGATATTGCCGAAGAGCTGGTACGTGTCGCTGGCGTGGCAATCGTGCCGTATTCTTTTGACTGGACGCTTTCTCCCATCGCCTTGTTCATGCGCTCGGATGGGTTGCAGCGCAGGGCAGACCAGCTATTCGCTGAATCGCTGCGCGCCGTTTGCGAAGAGACTTACTCGACGCTGTCATCGTAAAAATCCAGCCGACCATACGCCTCCATGGAGAGCGGCGATTTGTAAATTAATCTTTTTAGTCTAAATATCAAAATTAAGTTGCGCACTAATTAATTGTGCGATATATTTCAACCCGTACTTCAACCTGTGCTGTCGCCGAACTCCTTTTAGAGGAGTTTTTAAATGTCAATTGCTTAGCGCGCTAAGTAATTTAACTTTCTTGAGAGAATGATGATGAAACTGACCTCCATCGCTAACGCTGTCCTCGTTTCCACACTGTTGTCCGCCTCCGTCATGAGTGCGCAAGCCGCGCCGGTCGCTGCTGACGCTACCACCGTCGTTCTTGTCCATGGCGCCTTTGCTGATGGATCGAGCTGGGAGAAGGTGATCCCGCTGCTGCAAGCCAAGGGCTTGAAAGTGGTCGCCGTACAAAATCCTCTGACTTCGCTGGCCGATGACGTCGCCGCCACGCAACGCGTCGTTGACGCACAAACCGGCAAAGTCGTGTTGGTCGGTCACTCCTGGGGCGGCACCGTGATTACGCAAGCCGGCACCAGCAACAAGATCAAGGCTTTGGTCTATGTCGCCGCGTTTGCTCCTTCGGAAGGTGAAGCCGCCGGCGAACTTGGCAAGGAATATGCTGTTCCACCAGGTATTGCAACACTCCAGATGGATGCCACAGGTTATCTCTGGTTGCCAACTGATTCGGTCGCGAAGAACTTCGCGCAAGACGTGTCGCCCGCAACCGCTGCGCTGATCGCTGCCACACAAGGCCCGATCAATGCCAAGGCATTCGGCGAAAAGACGACTGTCGCAGCCTGGAGAACCAAGCCGAATTACTACATCGTGTCGTCGGAAGACCG
This genomic interval carries:
- a CDS encoding alpha/beta hydrolase — protein: MKLTSIANAVLVSTLLSASVMSAQAAPVAADATTVVLVHGAFADGSSWEKVIPLLQAKGLKVVAVQNPLTSLADDVAATQRVVDAQTGKVVLVGHSWGGTVITQAGTSNKIKALVYVAAFAPSEGEAAGELGKEYAVPPGIATLQMDATGYLWLPTDSVAKNFAQDVSPATAALIAATQGPINAKAFGEKTTVAAWRTKPNYYIVSSEDRMIAPELEQAFAKKINATTTTLKASHVPMVSQPEKVAEVIFAASQR
- a CDS encoding LysR substrate-binding domain-containing protein, producing the protein MEVFDANALLRRLSTRLKMRHLLLLLQIKQHKSLTRVAEQMASTQPAITNALSELEGMFGGPLFDRSARGMAPTELGKVVLERAGAMVHDLRHLVRDIETLASGHAAHLHIGITPFISGQILTAAIQRARPDGDQRLTVTIHEGTSDQLLAQLSDHALDLVIGRASSGVNLEKIKFEVLYRQQPRLIASRRLAAQLGRVRLDWRKMVELDWILGAPHTPMREQVADIFLGAGVVPPVPVVESYSAKLIGEMIAANERAVSIVPADIAEELVRVAGVAIVPYSFDWTLSPIALFMRSDGLQRRADQLFAESLRAVCEETYSTLSS